Proteins from a genomic interval of Bacteroidales bacterium:
- a CDS encoding ATP-binding protein, whose translation MVPRPFWIDRINQAWETRSIVWLSGVRRVGKTTIAKMLPGIEYLNCDLPSTQRRIEDPESFFYGLKNVRYLVLDEVHQLENPSSVLKIAADEFPELKILATGSSTLEATKKFRDALTGRKHVIYLPPVLWNECRQQFDIHNLDHRLFFGGLPEPLLSRSGDLSFFSEWFDCYYARDIQELFNVRNRSGFLKLMHLLFRSSGNLIDYTNLSKLSGLSRPTVLSYLEALRIANVVFPLTPYHGGGRRELTQQPKYYCFDTGFIRFVKGWNELREEDRGFLWEHLVLDMLRASIPYPQIFYWRDKSNREIDFIIKRSGEAVDLIECKINPDHFSGYAVKVFRESYPLGNNYCISPYITKSYSSKRDDLLITFIGDLEEYSAILI comes from the coding sequence ATGGTACCGCGTCCGTTTTGGATTGATAGAATCAATCAAGCATGGGAAACTCGTTCAATCGTTTGGCTTTCGGGGGTTAGAAGGGTGGGTAAAACAACGATTGCCAAAATGCTACCTGGCATAGAATATTTGAATTGTGATCTTCCTTCAACCCAACGAAGAATTGAAGATCCGGAATCCTTTTTTTATGGACTAAAAAATGTCCGTTATCTTGTACTGGATGAGGTTCACCAGCTTGAAAATCCCAGCAGTGTTTTGAAAATAGCTGCAGATGAATTTCCTGAACTCAAAATCCTTGCAACAGGTTCTTCCACCCTTGAAGCAACTAAAAAATTCAGGGATGCACTCACTGGCAGAAAACATGTCATCTATCTTCCCCCAGTCCTGTGGAATGAATGTCGGCAGCAATTTGATATTCACAATCTGGATCATCGGTTGTTTTTCGGGGGCCTTCCTGAGCCATTACTTTCCAGGTCAGGAGATCTGTCATTTTTTTCAGAATGGTTCGATTGTTACTATGCCCGGGATATTCAGGAACTGTTCAATGTGCGTAACCGGTCAGGTTTCTTAAAACTGATGCATCTTTTATTCAGGTCGAGTGGCAATCTGATCGATTACACAAATTTATCAAAACTGAGCGGTCTGTCACGGCCAACAGTTTTATCCTATTTAGAGGCACTCCGTATTGCAAATGTTGTGTTTCCACTTACTCCCTATCATGGTGGTGGGAGAAGAGAGTTGACTCAACAGCCTAAATATTATTGTTTTGACACAGGATTTATACGGTTCGTTAAAGGATGGAATGAACTAAGAGAAGAAGACCGTGGATTTCTGTGGGAACATCTTGTACTGGATATGCTAAGGGCCTCTATTCCATATCCTCAGATCTTCTACTGGCGGGATAAATCAAACAGGGAAATTGACTTTATCATCAAGCGATCAGGTGAAGCGGTCGATCTTATAGAATGTAAGATTAATCCTGATCATTTTTCTGGTTATGCTGTAAAAGTTTTCCGTGAATCATATCCCCTGGGCAATAATTATTGCATCAGCCCTTATATTACAAAAAGCTATTCAAGCAAAAGGGATGATCTTCTGATAACCTTTATTGGAGATTTGGAAGAGTATTCAGCTATTTTGATCTGA